The stretch of DNA CCCGCTGGGTCCGCGAACGCTATCTCGACTGGACCCCGGACTCGCCCCTCTACCAGGCGAAAGTTCTGGCAAACTTCCCTGAATCTGCCGAGGACACCCTCATCCCGCTCTCGTGGATCGAGGCGGCAATCAACCGCGAGCTCGTGCCGGGGACGCCCGTCGAACTCGGCGTCGATATCGCCCGCTACGGCAGCGACAAAACCGTTCTCGTACTGCGAAAAGGGAACGTCGCACGGATCGTCGAAGTGCGGGCAAAACAGGGCACGATGGAGACGGCAGGGCTCGTCAAGGTCGTACGCGAACGGGGGGGGGCATCCTACGCGAAAGTGGATGCGGACGGTCTCGGTGCCGGTGTGTACGATCGGCTCGAAGAGGTCGAGCTCGAGGAGCAGCAGGCAACGGGCCGCGACCGCGAGAACCCCTACCGCGAGATGCATACGGGCCTTGCGGCGGCGGATCCCGAACGCTTCGGCAACACCCGCGCCGAATGGTACTGGGGCCTGCGCCAGCGGTTCGAGGAGGGGGACATCGACATCGAGGACGACGAGGAGCTCACCGCCCAGCTCGCGACCCTGAAGTACAAACTGAACAGCCGGGGCCAGATTTTCATCGAAAAGAAGGAGGACATGAAGAAACGCGGTCTTCCGTCACCCGATAAGGCCGACGCCCTCATGCTCGCGTTCGCTCCGGTTCCTGTCACTCCGGAGGACGAAGTGGTCTGGCTGAACGAAGAGGAGACCCTGATCTCCGTCATCTGACGGAGGAGATTCTGACAATGCCACGAAAAAAGAACTCACTTCCCGAAGATATGCAGGCAGCTCTTGCAGAGAACGAGCTGCTCGTCGAACGCATCGTCGAACTCGAACTCGCGCTCGAAGATATCGGCTGGCAGAGCCTCACCGAAACCGACCGCGAGTTCTCGCGGGATGCCCTTCGCCGGATCGTCATCCTCGCCCGCCTCTACTGGCTGAAAAACCCGCTCATCAAACGGGCCGTCGAGACGCAGACCTGCTACGTGTTCGCGCTCGGCGTCACGACGAAAGCGAAACACCCGGCCATCGACGCCGTGATCCAGGCATTCATCGACGACGAGAAGAACAAGGCAGAACTCTTCGACCACCAGGCGCTGATGCTCAAAGAGACCGAACTCCAGCTCTTCGCGAACCTCTTTTTCGTCTTCTTCATTAACTCCTCGACGGGCCGCGTGCGGATCCGCACCGTGCCGTTCCACGAAGTCCAGCGCGTCGTCTACAACCCCGAGGACAGCAACGACCCCTGGTACTACCTCCGGGAATGGCAGGAGTTCCCGCTCGATACCGCCGGCCCGGTCCCACCCGTCCGGCGGGCGGCCTACTACCCTGACTGGCGCTACCGGCCCCGCGACGGCCACCCGGCAACCCTCTACGGCATCGAGGTCCGCGCCGACACCCCGATCTACCATGTGAAAGTGAACGCGCTTTCCGATATGCAGTTCGGGGTCTCGGAAGTCTACGCGGGCCTCGACTGGGCGCGTGCGTACAAAGAGTATCTGGAGAACTGGGCATCCGTCGCAAAGGCCCTCGCGCGGATTGCGACCGTTATTACCACTAAAGGCGGGAAGAAAGGCGTCACGGCAGCAAAGACCCGGCTTGCATCCACGCTCTCGAATACCGGGACCGGCGAGACGAACCCTGCACCCGTCCAGGCCTCGACGTTCATCCAGGCCGAAGGCACGAACCTGCAACCCTTCCGCACCGCGGGGGCGCAGGCAGGGATGGACGACGGCCGGCGCCTGATGCTCATGGTCTGCTCGTCGACGGGCATCATGGAACCCGAACTCACGGGCGATCCCTCGACGGGCAACCTTGCCACGGCGAAGACCATGGAACGGCCCATGGAGCTGAGGTTCCGCGCCCGCCAGGAACTCTGGAAGGGCGTGATGCACGGCATCCTCCAGTACGTCGTCAATTGCTCGGTGCGGGCGGAAAACGGCCCCATCGGCGGGACCGTCGCTGTCGATGAGTGGACCGGCGACGAGACGATCACGCTCGAACTCGATACCGAGAATCCCGACGAGACGAAACGCGGCAAACCCCTCGACCGCACGATCGACGTCACGTTCCCGCCGATGCTCGAGCACGACGCGAACGTCCAGGTCGCGGCCATCAAGGAGGCGGCCACCCTCGGAGGACTCTCGCAGGCGCGGACCATGCCGAAGATGCTGCTGTCGCGTCTCCTCCTCCAGGCCTTAGGGGTGGAGAATATCGACGCGGTCCTCGACGAGCTCTTCCCGGACGGCGAACCCGAGCCGGAGGACGAACCGCCGGTATCGGGCAGCGACGATGACAGGGAGATCCCGAAGCTCGAACGGGCAATGGTCGAAGCGGCTCGCGAGCTCCGGGACGCCATCAGAGCGGCGAAGAAGGCAGGGGTGTGGGAATGACGGTCTCCGAAGCCCTCGACCGGTATCTCGAAGCAGCTGGCAGAGTCATCCACCGCCAGGACACCCGGCCCCTCGAACACCAGCTCGAGGCGAAGGTCAGGACGATCTTCAAGCGGCAGCGGGAGATCGTGCTCGCGGAATTCTCCAAACAGCGCACCCACTTCCAGGAAGACGCTGCTCCGCAGTCCATCATCGCCCCGGCTCTGGATGCCGCCTACATCGGTACCTACGAGGACTTTTTCCGGGCACTCGAAAGCGTGGCCGAATCTGCGCTCGTCCGGGCATCGGCAACGCTGATCGCGACGGCCGGTGTTCCGCTCAAATTCGACCTCAAGGACCCCCGCGCCCGCGAATGGCTCGCGAGCCACGCGGCAGAGCGCATCAAGGGCATCGACACCACCACGCGGAAGGATATCGCCCGGATCGTGCAGGACGGCGTGAACGAACGAGTCCCCTACGATACCATTGCCCGCCGCATCTCGGCAGCGTATACCGAGTTCGCCATCGGCAAACCGCAGGAACATATCGCGAGCCGGGCGCACCTCGTCGCGGTGACGGAGGTAGCGGAAGCCTATGAGGAAGGCAGTATCCGGCAGGCGAAGGAGATGCAGCGGCAGGGCCTCGCGATGGAGAAGCACTGGCGCGACAGCGGAGACGACCGGGTCTCTAATGGCTGTCGCGAGAACTCGGCGGCAGGCTGGATCCCTCTTGACCAGCCATTCCCGAGCGGGCATCAACACGCCCCGCGCTTTCCGGGATGCCGCTGTTACGTCGATTACCGGCGGATCGGATCGACCGCCGGAGGTGATTGAACACTATGGCATGGGACCGAACGTACCAGAATACCCCGGGCCGCACCTACGACCCGGACGACCCCTACAACCTGTACGGGGAAGACATCAACGAGATCATCACGCTGCTGAAGACCCACGCGAGCCGGCACGGCACCGGCGGCGAGGACCCGATCACCCCCGAGCGCACGCTCATGGCCGCCGAGGGCTACCCGCTCGACGGCTCCGCGATGGAGGCGGCCGGCCCGACCGCGCTCGCGAACGGCGTCTACACCTACGGCTGGCTCTTCGACGCCGATGTCGTCGAGACCCTCGTCTTCGCCCTCGGCCGGATCCCGCGCCGGTGGTGTGCCGCGGACCCGACGTTCAACGTCGAATGGACCGCCGCGAGCGGATCGGGGGCGGTCGTCTGGCAGGGCGAACTCCTCGCGGTCGGCGATAACATCGCCTATACGGGCAGCTTCGGGACAGCCGTCGCGATCGCGGCGGATACCCTCCAGACCGCCGGGCGCTGCCACCTCACGCAGGAGTCGGCCGCGCTGACCAGCTTCCCGAACGCCGCCGCCGGCCTGCCCGCGTTCTTCAAACTCTCACGGCTGGCGACCTCGGGCAGCGATACCCTCGCAGTGGACGCCGAGTTTCGGAGCGCCCACCTCAGTTTCGGGACGGTCGTATGAGGCAGCTCTTCCTCGCCCTCCTGATCGGGCTGCTGCTGCTCCCTGCGGCGGGGGCGGCCCTGCACGACCCCTTCGACGACGATACCGAGAGCGCCTACGCCCTCTCGCCCGCGTACTGGGTGGTCAACACCTCCGGCTCCCACATGAACGCATCCCGCACCGTGACCACCGGCACGCCCGCGATGTACCCGAACCTCTCGGGCGACCCCAGCGGGATCTTCGATGCCGTGTATGGCCCGGACGCGAACTACACGATGGTCTTTACGTTTAAAGGGGTCGCCAGCGGGCAGGCGCGGATCGGCTTCATCTTCGACTCCGTGCAGGCCGACGACGCCGGCAGCATCGCGAACGGGACGAAGTACGGGGTCATCGCGAGCAACCGCACCACGGGGGACAACATCTACCTCTACGACACCACGGCCGGCGTCCCGGCGACCCTGAACAACACCCCTGTGCAGATCGACCGGGACACCCCCCACGTCCTGACGGTGCTCACGAACGCGACCTCCGCTGAGAAGATCGCCGTCTACCTGGACGACGTCAAGATCATCTCCTCGACCTCATCCACGCGATCGAGCGGCTATGCCGGCATGTACCAGAGTGGCGGGACGACCTGGATCGACGACCTCTGGCTGGGCGATGCGACCGAAGAGCCCCCGGCCGCCCCGCTGCCGATCGTCGCCTTCTCGGCCTCCAACACGACCGGTATCAGCCCGCTCGTCGTCCGGTTCACCAACGAATCGATCGTCGTCGACCCGGAGGCGAACGTCTCGTACAGCTGGACCTTCGGCGACGGCAACACGAGCACCGAGGCGAGCCCGCTGCATATTTACGAGGTCGCCGGATCGCACGACGTCACGCTCACGGTCACGAACCTCTCCGGCGTCAATGCCTCGACGCAGACCGACATGATCACTGTCGGGTCGGGCCTGCCGACCGCGTCGTTCGTCGGGTCGCCGGTCGCCGGTGCGCCGCCTCTCTACGTGCAGTTCAACGATACCTCGGTGGTCGAGGATCCGCTCACCTGGGACTGGGACTTCGGGGACGAGACGACCAGCGAAGAGCAGAACCCCGCCCATTCCTTCGACGATCCCGGCGTCTATACCGTGGAACTGACGGTCACGAACGCGAGCGGCTCGGCGACGATGGTCCGGACCAACTACATCACAGTGACCTGGGCGAACGTCAAGACCGTGGTCGCCACGAACGCACCGGCCTACTGGAAGGCCCTGCCGGACATCCTGCAGTGCGACGGCACGGCCGACCAGGTGCAGATCCAGGCGGCTATCGACGCGGTCGCGGCAGCAGGCGGCGGCGTGGTCCAGCTCAGCCCGGGTGATTTCTACTATACTGCACCGTTCAGTACCAGCGTCTATGTCACCGTAAAAAGCGGCGTCACGCTCCGGGGGCAGGGTATGGGTCCGGCCGTCAATGGGGGAACTGTTATCCGGTCGGATTTCTACGAGACGCCTGAAGGAGATGTCAATCCCCGGCGCTACTCGAACATCGTTACACGGGCGAACACCATTGTCCGGGACCTCAATATCACCGGCACGGGGGGACTCTCTACCTATGCCGGTGCAGCCTGCTATAATGTCGAACTAGAGAATATCATGGTCTATAACATCTCGCGGGCCATTGCCTGTGCCGTCTGGATGCACTCCGAGCAGGAGCTGCATGACATCACGCTCCGCAACGTCTGGGTCGTCGATAGCGGGTGCGCCGGGTTCGCGCATGGCTGGACCGACGAGCAAACTTCCTTCTCCGTCCATGACATCTCCTACTATGACTGCCACGCGATTAACTGCGGGAAATTCGGCCCGTATCGGAACAGCAAACGGCTCGGCAACACCTATTCGACCTCGATCCCGTCGTGGACGCCCGGATTCGATATCAAGGAAGGCAGCGCCCAGTACAATATCCTGTATGACGGGTGCGTTTGCCAGGACAGTTACGGAGCAAACTGGTACTGGGAGAAATCCACCAGCGGCAGCAACATCGTCTTCCGCAACTGTACCAGCAGCGGGGCCGGGCAGGCATACCTCCGCTACGGCGGGCAGCTCATGGAGGTCGGCAACCCCTCGGCCTACGGCGGCGGCTACCTGACGCCCTATAACTCGATCTTCGAGAACTGCACTTCAGAAAACAACTATATCGGGTTCTACCTGAACGGTCCCGCTCAGCTCTACAACTGTTCGGATACCGGGTCGCGGATCGGCGTGCTCGTTACCTCGAATGCCGGTACTTCGGTCATCGATAACTGCTCGTTTACCAATACCGGCGGGCATCTCTCGGATGCATCGGACGGCAATGCCGACGGGCTGGTTACAGCCTCGTATCGCAACCTGTTTGGGTATACGGGGTGCCCGATCTATTATTTCACCTCTGCGACAGTCTCGATCAATTACTGCACGTTCGCCAGTACGACGGTCAGGACGCAGCCCGCGATCTTCGTGCAGTCGGTCTCGACGCACCAGTACGTCTCCTATTCGACGATGCAGAACTATGCGTATGGCGGCTACTCGGTCCTGACGGGGCTTGCCCACGCCCGGTACTGCTCGGTCTATCCCACGTACATTCAAAAATGGCTCAACTTCGACCCGCAGCCGGCGGACAACGATATCGTGCCGAACTTCGCGGCAAACGTCACCAGCGGCACGGCCCCGCTTGCCGTCAAGTTCACCGATTCCTCCTCCGGGACGGGGCTCTTTGCGTGGAACCTCTCGACGGGGGACGGGACCTGGTATAACACGACCTCGATCAGTCAGAAATCCCCCACGCACACCTACACCGCAGCAGGAACCTACGATGTCACGGAGTACGTCTATGGCTCAGGGGGATACAGTTTCGTCAAGAAGTTCGAGTATATCACGGTCGGCGCGGGCACGCTCCCCCCGACGGCTTCCTTCTCGGCGAACGCGACCGACGGCGACGAACCCCTCACCGTCCAGTTCTACGATACCTCCACCGGATCCCCGACCTCGTGGCTCTGGCAGTTCGGCGATGGGAACACGAGCAGCGCCCGCCACCCCGTCCATACCTACGTGCAGGCCGGCATCTACACCGTAAACCTGCGGGCGACGACTGCCGGCGGATCGTCCTGGAGCAACGTCACGCAGTATATCACGGTCACGCAGGCAGCCTCGACGGCTCCGCCGATCATCAGCGGCAACGCGACCCCGGATAGCGGGGAAGCGCCTCTCTCGGTGCAGTTCGTCGGGACGGGCGAGAATGTCGAGGACTGGCTCTGGGATTTCGATGACGGCACGACCTCCGACGACCAGAACGTGACCCACGTCTACTATGCTGCCGGCACCTACGATGTCGTCCTGTCGGTCACGAACGCGAGCGGGGCGAACGAGACGACCATCCCCGTCACCGTGACCGGCCCGCCCATCCCTGCGCTCCCGCACGCGAACTTTACCGCGAACGTCACGGACGGCCCAATCCCGCTCGCGGTGGCCTTCGCCTTCACCGGCGACTGTCTCGACCCGATCTACATGAACTATAATTTCGGCGATGGCTCGGCCGTCGCCTGGGGCCAGGATGTCACGCACACGTATACCGAGGCCGGCACCTATACCGTGACGCTCACGATCGGGAACGCGAGCGGCGGATCGGTCATGCGAAAAACCGGCTATATCGCCGCCTCCGATCCGGCAGACTGGCTGGATGCCGATTTCGTGGCAAATAAGACCTTCTGCCGCCTCCCCAACTGCATCGTCGGGTTCATGGACTCCTCGACGGGCCCGGTCACGAACTACAGTTGGACGTTCGGCGACGGGGGGACGAGCGACGAGATGAACCCCGTCCACACCTACCGCTTCGCCGGCTGGTATACCGTCAACCTCACGGTCTCGATCTACGGCGACCCGTCTGATTATGAACGCAAGACCCGGTACGTGCTCGTGCAGGTACCCGGCGGAGGCTGGTGGTATTGAGGACCCTGACCGAGAGTGCCTCCTGCCCGCCATACAGTCAGGGAGAGCGGTATATCATCTCCCGGCGGCGTGCTGAAGGTCATTCATATGCGGACATCGCGGCCGAACTCAACAGAGACTTTGTAAACTACAACAAGGGCTGCCGCACGGGAGAGGGCATCAAGACCTGGTACCGGTCCCGAACAATGCTCCGACAGCTCAGCCTGAAGGTTGGAGGCATTGATGCAGCACGGGACGCCGGGCTCGACGTCTCGAACGAGGTCCTCGCAACCTGGCTTGACGAGCGGATCGAGAAAGAGGTCCAGCAGGCCGTGCATCAAGCCGCCGGCACGGCGAAAGCTCGGGCGACCCCCTGAAATCGCTCCCCCTCCTTTTTAACCCGTAGCACGTCTAATACTCTAATGCCCGACGACAACGACGGTCAGAATCTCGTTTTGTACTCGGAGGCAGTCCCCCTTACCGAGGCCACAGCGCGGGCAGATGGTACGATCCCTATTCTTTGCATTTCGCCCGGCTGGGGTAGTTCTGGTTTTTACAGCGCTGAAATGCTGAAAGAAGCCTGCTCGAACTACAAAAAAGGCTTGCACATGCATTGGAATCACCAGACCCGAGAAGAGGCGAGACTTCGGCCCGAGCGCGATTTGAATACGCTCGCGGGCACGCTTGCCGAAGATGGGCGTTACGAAGAGAACGGGCCGCAGGGTCCGGGGATCTACTCTCGTGCCCAACCATTCAGCCGCTACGCATCGGCGATCCGCGAGATGGCCCAGCACATCGGGCTCTCGCACGTCGCCGAAGGGACGACGAAAAAAGGCGTGGCAGAAGGTCGGACCGGCCCGATCATCGAGAAGATCACGGCCGTCCGGTCGGTCGATTTTGTAACGCTTCCTGGCAGAGGCGGAGCCATTCTCGAAGCCTTCCGGGAAGCGGGGAATACCAGTGAGACACCAGGAGACAGAACCGTGGTATCCATTGACGAAGTCCGCAAAGACGCGGCGATCATGGAGACGCTCCGTAAGGAGATCCTCTCCGAGGCCTCGGTGAGAGAGGCCCAGGCACAGAAGGAGAAAGAGTACCGGGAGGCGACGGCGGCGCTCGAAAAGCAGCTCAAAGAGAGCAACGATGCAAATGCCGAACTGAAGAAACAACTCGACCGCCTCAACGAGGCCCAGCTGCTCCTCGAGGCGAAGTCCTTCGTCGCGGCCCAGCTCAAGGACGCGAAGGTACCGGAGATCACGAAGGCCCGGCTCCTCGAGCAGCTCGCGAAGACCCCTGCCCTCAAGGAAGGCAAACTCGACGAAGCCGCGTACAAGGCAGCCATCGCCGGGGCCGTGAAGGCAGAGGCAGACTACCTCGCGAAGGTCACGGAGAGCGGCACGATCAAAGGCATGGGCAGCGGCGGCGGCACGCCGGCGGGAACGTCCCTGAAAGACGTCATGGAGAAACAGTTTCTCGAAGCCGGCCACTCCGCCGAGAAAGCGAAGCGGATGGCGGAGATCGCCGTCACCGGGAGGAGATAGACCATGTGTGAATATCCAGTCACAAAACGCAGCGCAGGAGACGAGATCTCCTCGACCTACGAGGGCCGGCATCTGACGTTCCTCGAGTCCGAACTCACCCACCCCTACCATGCAGACGGGCTCGTCGATAAGGGCGACCCGGTGCTCGTCGGGGACAACATCGTCGGCATCGCGATGAACAGCGCGGCAGCGGCCACCGACAAGATCGTCATCGATACCGAAGGCATCTGGGCGCTCTACGTGCTCGGCTGCGTCAGCGACGGCACGAGCGACGGCATTGCCCTCGCCATGGATTATGGAGATCCGGTCTTCATCAAGCGCGTCCCCGGCACGGACCAGTATATCCTCTCCGGCCAGCAGGACCCCTATCACTTCCAGCCGTTCGGCGAGGTGCTCGGGGCGGTCACGGCATCCACCACGAGCCCGACGCTCGTCGCGGTCAAGGTCCACAAGTCCTGTGTCCCGCTCGGCGGTATTCTGCACTTCGGCAGCGGCTCGGCCGCAGCGGGGAACTTCCTGCTCGAAGGCTCAACCACCACCAGGCAGGCGAAACTCATCGAGGCGTGTATCGCCCCGGCGACGATTCTCCTTGCCGGCGAACAGATCCACGGGATCAACATGCGTATCGTGGACAACCTGATCTCGACGGGCGGGGAGATCACCTGCGCCGAGTTCAAGGCCGTCCGCGACGAGGCGACCGACGCATCGGTCTCCGCAGCGACGGCCCTCAAACTCAACGTGGACAACAAGAACGGCGGCATCGCGCCCTACTGCCGCGCCCTCGACATCATGGTCGAAGGGGCACCGGGGACCACGCCGGCGATCCGCAGCGCCATCCACATCAATTCCGGTGGGACCGCAGGAACCCTCGAAGGCGTCCTCGAAATCGAGGCGGGAGCCTTCGGATGCAAGACCGTTACCACGAACCCCTCGGATACCGGCACCTGCATGCAGATCCCGATCATCTACGGCGGGACTGTGTACTACCTGCTTGGCTACAACGCCACGGGCTCGTAATCCGGAGGAGATGACGCGATAATGGACGCTATACGCAGCATCGAGGTGCGGCAGAACCAGATTGCCCAGCGGATCGGGGCGCTCGCCTATCGCAGGATGCGGCTGGTGCGTGAGCTGGAGATGGTCGACAAGGAGATCCTCCAGCTCGAAGCCGCAAGCACCGCGAACGACCAGGCAACTGGGGACATCAGAGTTGCCGTTGCTCGACAGGAGGGGGCTGCGAAGGCCACCCAACCGAAGGAGACACCGTAACATGGCAGAATTCTTCAAAGAACTGACCAACTGGGACGGGTACCAGCCCGTCAACAAGGAGACTATCGACCAGGCCCAGGTTGCCGAAGCGATGAGTCTCCTCCGCAACGACCGGGGCTTCTCGCCCCACCGGCACGAGTACCTCGTCAAAGAGGCCATCACGACCACCGACTTTCCCTACCTGCTCGGCTACATCGTCGACCGGCAGCTGCTGGCGAACTACCAGATCAATGTTGCCAACTGGCGCCGGTGGACTAAAGTCGTGACGAACACGAACTTCAACACCCGCCGGCTCGAGAGGGTCTTCGGGCTTGACGACCGTCTCGCGGAAGTCCAGGAGAAAGGCGAGTACCTCGCCAGCAAACCCAAGAACTGCCGCTTCGATATCACCCTCAAGAAGTACGGCCGGCAGTTCGATATCTCCTGGGAGAGCATCATCAACGATGCGCTCGGAGCCTTTTCGGGGATCGCGACCCGGTTCGCGAACGCTGCGATCCGGACGGAGAACTATCTCCTGACCTCGACGTATGCGATGTCGACCGGTCCGCACACCAGCCTCTACGGGGCGACGATCACCGATTGCGGGCAGGCCGTGACGAACCTCGGCGTGCTCCCGCTGACGATTGCCAACCTGGAGACGACCCTCGAGCTGATGCAGGCCCAGACCGACCCGAACGGCGAACCCATCAGCGTCCGGGCAGCGACGCTCGTCGTGCCCCCGTCTCTCGAAATGACGGGCCGCGCCATCCTCACCTCGGCAATGAAGGCATGGACGTATGGCGGCGACGACGAAGCGGCCCCCGTTCCGTGGCCGACCGTGAATGTCATTCCGCAGATGGGGCTCACGCTCGAAGTAGACCCCTACCTGCCTATCGTGAACACCACGAGCGGCACCACGAATTGGTACCTGTTCGCCGAACCGGCCGAGCGGCCGGCCCTCCTCGCGGCGTACCTCCGCGGCCACGAATCCCCGGAGGTCGTGATGAAGTCCAGCAACAAGGTCGCGTTCGGCGGCGGCGACGCAGGACCGCTCTCCGGAGACTTCGCCACGGACAACATCTTCTACCGCGTCCGCGAGGTCTTCGGCACAGTCCAGGGCGATCCCCGGTACACCTACGCGCAGACGGGCGCCGGCTCATAATCCCTCTTTTTCGGAGGAGGGAATGCCGCCGAACGTACCGAAGCCGGTGACGCGGGAAGATGAGTACCTCGCGGCCATCGTGCAGCAGAATGACCGGATTATCGACCTGCTGCAGCGGATGGCGCCACCGGAGGAACCGCCCGCAGTGACGACACTCCTCCAGGAACCGAAGCGGAGGCGCTGAATGGCCTTCACCTACGACGTCTCGACGGACCGGGGGAAGGTGCGGCTCCTTTCCACTGACCGGAAGGCTGCCCGCCCCATCTTCGACGACGACGAGATCGATGCCTTCCTCGCGATGAACGGCAACGAGGTCAAGCTCGCGGCTGCCGCTGCACTCGAACAGATGGCCTCGAACGAGGCGATGGTCCTCAAGGTCATCAGCAACAACGGCCTTTCCACGAACGGGGCGGCGGTCGCGCAGGCCCTCATGGCACGGGCAGCGAAACTCCGCGAAGAGTACCAGCAGCAGGCAGATGAGGACTTCTGCGGGTTCGATATCGCCGAATACGCGGACAATCCCGCGCAGACGCTCGAACTGCTGATCAAGGAGTCGATGCGGGATGCCTGACCTGTTCGACGCGGATCTGATGCTGGAAGCGCTCGCGGACTTCTTCCCCACCACCTGCACGATCCAGACCGCGACCCTGGCCGAAGACGACCACGGGCAGAGCATCCCGGTGTGGTCTGATCTCGCGGGACATATCGGGATCGCCTGTTCGGTCGCGCCTTCAGGGGGGAGGAAAGTGCAGACGGGCAAAGAAACGTATGTCGTCTCCTCGCACCGCATCAGTCTCGCGGGGCGGTACCTCACTATCACGGCAGCCATGCAGGCTGTCGTGGACGGCATCACGTACGAGATCTTGCTCCCCGAACATTCAGGGTTCGGGCTGAACACAAACCTGCTCTGTCAGGTGGTGCGCTGATGAACGGGGATTCCTGCGTCACGGTCGACCAGTGCGACCGACGCATGAAGGATCTTGAAGATAAAGGCCGTGAGGGGGATAAGACGATCTTCGACCGTCTTGATTCCCTCGATGAGAAGGTGGACCGGTACCGTGGCGAGATCCCGGAGGCCGCAGCAGCAGCCGTGGCGGCGTTCTGTGCGAAAGCTACCCAGACCTCATCCACGAAGACCCCGTTCGAGCTGATCAAGGACTACCGGGACACGCTCCTGCTGATTGCGATCATCGTGGTCTTCGGTGGAGAGAAGGCCGCAACCATCCTCGCGGCGGTGTTCTGATGGGCAAACAGATCCGCATCACCGGCATCAAGGAACTCGCGGAGGATTTCCGCAGACTCGGCGACGCGATGGCCGATACCCTCGAGGCTGCCGTGCAGGCGGGGGCGCTCATTCCGAGGAACGATGCCCGGGCCCGAGCTCCCTACAAGACGGGTGATTACCGCCGGAAGATCGGCATCGAAACCGTCGAGAAGACACCGACCCGGTGCGCGGTCGCGATCGGCGTCGACGATGTCCGGGGCCCATGGCTCGAGTTCGGGACGGGGCTCTACGCCGAAGGCGAAGGCGCGACGAAACAGCCCTACGACATATTCCCGCGTGGACCGGGCTTCGCGGGGTCAGCGTTCCTCTCTCCGGTCGAAGGGGGGAAGATGGCCCTCTACTGGAACGGAGCCCCGCACCCGGTCAAGCACGTCCGGCATCCCGGTATCTGCCCGCGTCCGCACTTCCGCCCGGCCATCGACGAGAACGCGGCTGCTATCGAGTATGAAATACGGGCAGCACTCGACGCGGCAATCGTGGAGGCGATCCGGTCGTGACGGCCGATCCTACTGCAGCCTACCGGGCCCTCCTCCTCGCGGACGTTGCGGTGGCGGCACTCGTGGACGAACGGATCTACTTGCAGCAGCTCCCGCAGGATCCCACCCTGCCCGCGATTCGGTTCCGGCGGGTGAGCCAGGCCCGGGGCCACCAGGTCCCGACGCGGTTCCCCGTCTACCAGACC from bacterium encodes:
- a CDS encoding HK97 gp10 family phage protein produces the protein MGKQIRITGIKELAEDFRRLGDAMADTLEAAVQAGALIPRNDARARAPYKTGDYRRKIGIETVEKTPTRCAVAIGVDDVRGPWLEFGTGLYAEGEGATKQPYDIFPRGPGFAGSAFLSPVEGGKMALYWNGAPHPVKHVRHPGICPRPHFRPAIDENAAAIEYEIRAALDAAIVEAIRS